A DNA window from Rhipicephalus sanguineus isolate Rsan-2018 chromosome 8, BIME_Rsan_1.4, whole genome shotgun sequence contains the following coding sequences:
- the LOC119402758 gene encoding zinc metalloproteinase/disintegrin-like encodes MKRLHSYARPRMHMWTADIILLLTDLKLVYVRGGWKNPSEELTGVAFTGSACGLRKTLVVYDGDRRGVYMTIAHEIGHTLGSNHDGEGTSKGCPKDGYVMNPSTTTQTVPFYSDCTIAAVNKFLRTPKATCLFTDTHVPAMPVDPRLAERRAQKCKAFLPRGERLVVTETYQMCKFTCYTETHSFVHVDDDKTPCDPRDRSKKCVRGQCSS; translated from the exons ATGAAAAGGCTACATTCTTATGCGAGGCCGCGCATGCATATGTGGACTGCAGACATCATATTGCTGTTGACTGA TCTAAAGCTCGTTTACGTTAGAGGTGGCTGGAAAAATCCATCTGAAGAATTAACTG GTGTGGCGTTTACAGGGTCTGCTTGCGGTCTTCGCAAAACGTTGGTAGTTTACGACGGTGATCGTAGGGGCGTTTACATGACCATAGCCCACGAAATAGGACACAC ACTCGGATCGAATCACGACGGTGAAGGCACGTCGAAAGGTTGCCCGAAGGATGGTTACGTAATGAATCCATCAACCACGACACAAACGGTGCCATTCTACTCGGACTGCACCATCGCTGCTGTGAACAAATTTCTGCG CACCCCGAAAGCTACGTGCTTGTTCACAGACACACATGTACCAGCCATGCCAGTTGATCCACGGCTTGCTGAAAGAAGGGCTCAGAAGTGCAAAGCCTTCTTGCCCAGAGGAGAGAGACTTGTGGTGACTGAG ACGTATCAAATGTGCAAGTTTACTTGCTACACCGAAACACATTCTTTTGTTCATGTGGACGATGACAAGACGCCATGCGACCCACGTGATCGTTCTAAG AAATGTGTGCGAGGACAATGCTCGTCATAA